One window of the Burkholderia sp. FERM BP-3421 genome contains the following:
- a CDS encoding DUF3501 family protein codes for MTLTRDSLLTLEAYAKVRKAEHARLVEYKKRRAVTLGAHLRLLFEDETTIRYQIQEMLHIEKIFDEAGIAGELEAYLPLVPDGANLKATLQIEYEQAEERRAALARLIGVEDRVFLTVDRGPPVYALADEDLPREDGEKTSAVHFLRFELDGAMRARAKAGATLAFGCDHPHYPVPAAPVPVAVAAALAADLH; via the coding sequence ATGACCTTGACCCGCGACTCGCTGCTGACGCTCGAAGCCTATGCCAAGGTGCGCAAGGCCGAGCATGCGCGCCTCGTCGAATACAAGAAGCGCCGCGCGGTGACGCTGGGCGCGCATCTGCGCCTGTTGTTCGAGGACGAGACCACGATCCGCTACCAGATCCAGGAGATGCTGCACATCGAGAAGATTTTCGACGAGGCCGGCATCGCGGGCGAACTCGAGGCGTACCTGCCGCTCGTGCCGGACGGCGCCAACCTGAAGGCGACCCTGCAGATCGAATACGAGCAGGCGGAGGAGCGGCGCGCCGCGCTCGCGCGCCTGATCGGCGTCGAGGATCGGGTGTTTCTGACCGTGGATCGGGGGCCGCCCGTCTACGCGCTCGCCGACGAGGATCTGCCGCGCGAGGACGGCGAGAAGACCTCGGCCGTGCACTTCCTGCGCTTCGAACTCGACGGCGCGATGCGCGCTCGCGCCAAGGCCGGCGCGACGCTGGCCTTCGGCTGCGACCATCCGCACTACCCGGTGCCGGCGGCGCCAGTGCCCGTCGCCGTCGCGGCCGCGCTCGCCGCCGATCTTCATTAG
- a CDS encoding heterodisulfide reductase-related iron-sulfur binding cluster, whose protein sequence is MPHKEGSLEAPIRHPLDWRSETFYDQDAIDAELTRVFDICAGCRRCVSLCGAFPTLFDLVDETDGGEAHEVAPQAFGKVVDQCYLCDLCYMTKCPYVPPHPWNVDVPHLMLRAKAARYRRGEVRLRDRLLSNTDALGRLAGIPVVTETVNAVNRSAPARGALEATLGVDREAWLPSFARHPFRGAARPSPVAPLRDGERTPGRVAIYATCYVNYNEPGIGHDLLAILAHNDIPYELVHSEACCGMPQLEQGNLEGVARKRARNVPVLARYAREGYALLGAIPSCVLMYKSELPLLFPDDPDVRAVAEAFWDPFEYLIARHRDGLLKTDFQTRLGTVSYHVPCHARVQNIGRKTADTLSLVPGTRVNVVERCSGHAGTFGVKREFHADAMRIGAPVFKAMASDGPDYLSSDCALAGHHIAQGIEAADLRDAPLAHPLTLLRKAYGI, encoded by the coding sequence ATGCCCCACAAGGAAGGCAGTCTGGAGGCCCCGATCCGGCATCCGCTCGATTGGCGCTCGGAGACGTTTTACGACCAGGACGCGATCGATGCGGAACTGACGCGCGTATTCGATATCTGCGCGGGGTGTCGACGCTGTGTGTCGCTGTGCGGCGCGTTTCCCACCCTGTTCGACCTGGTCGACGAGACCGACGGCGGGGAAGCGCACGAGGTCGCGCCGCAGGCGTTCGGCAAGGTCGTCGACCAGTGCTATCTGTGCGATCTCTGCTACATGACGAAGTGCCCGTACGTGCCGCCGCATCCGTGGAACGTCGACGTGCCGCATCTGATGCTGCGCGCGAAGGCGGCCCGCTACCGGCGCGGCGAGGTGCGGCTGCGCGATCGCCTGTTGTCGAACACCGACGCGCTCGGGCGCCTCGCCGGCATCCCGGTCGTGACGGAGACGGTCAATGCGGTCAACCGCAGCGCGCCCGCGCGCGGCGCGCTGGAGGCGACGCTCGGCGTGGACCGCGAGGCCTGGCTGCCGTCGTTCGCCCGCCATCCGTTCCGCGGCGCGGCGCGGCCGTCGCCGGTCGCGCCGCTGCGCGACGGCGAGCGCACCCCGGGGCGCGTGGCGATCTACGCAACCTGCTACGTGAACTACAACGAACCGGGCATCGGCCACGACCTGCTCGCGATCCTCGCGCACAACGACATTCCGTATGAACTGGTGCACAGCGAAGCGTGCTGCGGGATGCCGCAGCTCGAACAGGGCAACCTGGAGGGCGTCGCGCGCAAGCGGGCGCGCAACGTGCCGGTGCTCGCGCGCTATGCGCGCGAAGGCTATGCGCTGCTCGGCGCGATCCCGAGCTGCGTGCTCATGTACAAGAGCGAGCTGCCGCTGCTGTTTCCCGACGACCCGGACGTGCGCGCGGTCGCGGAGGCGTTCTGGGATCCGTTCGAGTACCTGATCGCGCGCCATCGCGACGGCCTGCTCAAGACCGACTTCCAGACGCGGCTCGGCACGGTGTCGTACCACGTGCCCTGCCATGCGCGCGTGCAGAACATCGGCCGCAAGACGGCCGACACGCTGTCGCTCGTGCCCGGCACGCGCGTGAACGTGGTCGAGCGCTGCTCCGGGCACGCGGGCACATTCGGCGTGAAGCGCGAATTCCACGCGGACGCGATGCGGATCGGCGCGCCGGTGTTCAAGGCGATGGCGTCCGACGGGCCCGATTACCTGTCGTCCGACTGCGCGCTCGCCGGCCACCATATCGCGCAGGGCATCGAGGCGGCCGACCTGCGCGACGCGCCGCTGGCCCATCCGCTCACCCTGCTGCGCAAGGCCTACGGCATCTGA
- a CDS encoding rubrerythrin family protein — MAQLKGSKTEQNLKDAFAGESQANRRYLYFAAKADVEGQNDVAALFRSTAEGETGHAHGHLEYLEAVGDPATGLPFGTSRLNLQAAVAGETHEYTDMYPGMAKAAREEGFDEIANWFETLAKAERSHANRYTKALDALVD, encoded by the coding sequence ATGGCACAGCTCAAGGGCAGCAAAACCGAACAGAACCTGAAGGACGCATTCGCCGGTGAATCGCAGGCCAACCGGCGGTATCTGTATTTCGCGGCGAAGGCGGATGTCGAAGGGCAGAACGACGTCGCCGCGCTGTTCCGCTCCACGGCCGAAGGCGAAACCGGTCACGCGCACGGCCACCTCGAGTACCTGGAGGCCGTCGGCGATCCGGCGACCGGCCTGCCGTTCGGCACTTCGCGGCTCAATCTGCAGGCGGCGGTCGCGGGCGAGACCCACGAGTACACCGACATGTATCCGGGCATGGCGAAGGCTGCGCGCGAGGAAGGCTTCGACGAGATCGCGAACTGGTTCGAGACGCTCGCGAAGGCTGAACGCAGCCACGCGAACCGCTATACGAAGGCGCTCGACGCGCTCGTCGACTGA